A region of Sulfurimonas sp. DNA encodes the following proteins:
- a CDS encoding tetratricopeptide repeat protein, with protein sequence MKIINTTLISLTLLFHFTLNADSIVHGTFINIKQERSLGSETGILVDSAKKLIDQHKYVEANILLDEVILKFEKIIKMDNKETLYRCFLNKEEFIEYQNQTKKKIIWLDESYSRAYYFKAYIHVDKKELEIAKKLLLIANKLAPFAANIFTELAFISSREGNKPNAFMYYKKALELSNQFDSQKVWKAMALRGIGSTLIDLKDLNKAEEYFNESLKIDPHNKIALNELAYIDDLRKAN encoded by the coding sequence ATGAAAATAATAAATACAACACTAATATCTCTTACTCTTCTCTTTCACTTTACTTTGAATGCAGATAGTATAGTTCACGGGACTTTCATTAATATTAAACAAGAAAGAAGTTTAGGTAGTGAGACTGGAATATTAGTTGACTCTGCTAAAAAATTAATAGATCAACATAAATATGTAGAAGCAAATATTTTACTAGATGAAGTTATATTAAAATTTGAAAAAATTATTAAGATGGATAATAAAGAAACACTATATAGATGTTTTCTTAATAAAGAGGAATTTATTGAATATCAAAATCAAACAAAAAAGAAAATTATATGGCTAGATGAGTCTTATAGTAGAGCCTACTATTTTAAAGCATATATACATGTTGATAAGAAGGAACTTGAAATAGCAAAAAAGCTATTATTGATAGCAAATAAATTAGCACCTTTTGCAGCAAATATTTTCACTGAGTTGGCTTTCATATCAAGTAGAGAAGGTAATAAACCCAATGCTTTTATGTATTATAAAAAAGCTCTTGAGTTGTCAAATCAATTTGATAGTCAAAAAGTATGGAAAGCAATGGCATTGAGAGGTATTGGCTCTACGTTAATCGACTTAAAAGATTTGAATAAAGCAGAAGAATATTTCAATGAATCTTTAAAAATTGATCCACACAATAAAATAGCTTTAAATGAACTAGCATATATAGATGATTTAAGAAAAGCCAATTAG
- a CDS encoding NfeD family protein has protein sequence MSYYIWLILSILAFIVEMNIPTFFALFAGIGFLFSALVAYLSPESFFWQLIVASIFMFIGVVIFKKNRIADSPTSRVGTHNEFVGNYGVTSTSISDAKEGEVELLEPILGSRSWPAVCLEGEIEAGIEIKIVELRGNTLVVEKK, from the coding sequence ATGTCATACTATATATGGTTAATATTGAGCATTTTAGCATTTATTGTCGAAATGAACATCCCCACTTTTTTTGCTCTTTTTGCGGGAATAGGTTTTTTGTTTTCTGCACTTGTGGCATACTTATCACCTGAATCTTTCTTTTGGCAACTTATTGTTGCATCTATATTTATGTTTATTGGTGTGGTTATTTTTAAAAAAAATCGTATAGCAGATTCCCCTACTTCTCGTGTTGGTACACATAATGAATTTGTTGGTAACTATGGTGTTACTTCTACATCTATTTCAGATGCTAAAGAGGGAGAAGTTGAATTATTAGAACCTATTCTTGGAAGTCGTAGTTGGCCAGCAGTTTGTCTAGAAGGTGAAATAGAAGCTGGTATCGAAATTAAAATCGTTGAACTTCGTGGGAATACCCTCGTTGTTGAAAAAAAATAA
- a CDS encoding SPFH domain-containing protein: protein MYETVDISVIFSLVLVVGVIFTLSKMVRIVPQGEEWVIERLGKYSKTLLPGLSLLIPIVDSVAYKIITKELIQQTRDQEVITKDNAVVIISAVVFYRVTDPGKASYSISNFESAVANMTTTTLRAVIGGMTLNESLSQRDQIKAQVAEKIRDSLTGWGLTLGNLEVQDIRPSDNLQEAMERQAAADRDREATILIADGDRQASIAKAEGQKQATILEAQGRLAAAKLEAQAKVELAGGDRKAMLIVNQGLASGEMAPNYLLAQRYIDGVKELSESDNSKVVFMPADWQKSLAGVVGSLGYLGSEISAKE from the coding sequence ATGTATGAAACTGTAGATATTAGTGTTATCTTTTCACTTGTCCTAGTTGTTGGAGTAATATTTACTCTATCTAAGATGGTGCGTATTGTGCCACAAGGTGAAGAATGGGTTATTGAAAGATTAGGAAAATATAGTAAAACATTATTACCAGGATTAAGCTTACTTATTCCTATTGTTGATAGTGTAGCTTACAAAATCATAACAAAAGAGCTTATTCAACAAACTAGAGATCAAGAAGTAATCACGAAAGATAATGCTGTAGTAATCATTAGTGCCGTAGTTTTTTACCGTGTTACTGATCCAGGAAAAGCATCTTATTCTATTAGTAACTTTGAGAGTGCTGTCGCAAATATGACAACTACAACACTTCGTGCAGTAATTGGTGGTATGACACTAAATGAATCACTTTCTCAACGCGACCAAATTAAAGCGCAAGTTGCAGAAAAAATTAGAGATTCACTAACTGGATGGGGTCTTACACTTGGAAACTTAGAAGTTCAAGATATCCGCCCTAGTGATAACCTACAAGAGGCGATGGAAAGACAGGCTGCAGCTGATAGAGATAGAGAAGCCACAATATTAATAGCAGATGGAGATAGACAAGCATCTATCGCAAAAGCTGAAGGTCAAAAACAAGCTACAATTTTAGAGGCACAAGGAAGACTAGCAGCTGCAAAACTTGAAGCACAAGCAAAAGTTGAACTAGCAGGTGGAGACCGAAAAGCTATGTTAATTGTAAATCAAGGATTAGCTTCAGGAGAAATGGCACCAAACTATTTACTAGCACAACGATATATTGACGGTGTGAAAGAACTATCAGAATCTGATAATTCTAAAGTCGTATTTATGCCAGCAGACTGGCAAAAAAGTCTAGCTGGTGTAGTTGGCTCTCTTGGATATTTAGGATCAGAAATTAGTGCTAAAGAATAA